The window TGGGGTTGCTGATCCTGCATCTCGTTTTTTCATGGAGATGGGCCGTTTATGGATCCCTGGCGGTGGGCGCAGCGGGCATAATCTCGGATTCTCTCAGTGACCTGATCGCAAAGGGATGGATGAAATTAAGCCATACCCTAAGCCATATTATCCCCCCTCTGTTGTTGGGAGCGGTCTTCTACCTTCTTTTATTCCCTGTTGCCCTTCTTTCAAGGATCTTTACAAAAGATCCCCTTATGCTTTCCCCCAAACATGAAACGTATTTCATCCCCGTCGACAAGCAGGTGGACAAAAAAGATTTAGAGAAAATTTGGTAAATTATGAGACATAGGCACATTGGATGGCTGGCGTTTGCATGTTATGTGGTGTTCCTTTGCCACCACTCAGACCGGCATCCCCGCAAGGTTTGTCTGTATTCGGTTTTTTTGTTAATCTGGTGAGCAGCCGCTTGTCATATATCTTGATTTTGTGATATGCCGAACTGGTTTTATTGCATGTTTTTGTATGCAGTTGAAACGCATGATTTCGGGCGCATCATATCAGAATCGAGAAGGAGAATCGACCGGATGGAAGAAAATGAATTAGAAAGGGCCGTACAGGCCATCCGTAATGAACTGGAAGAAGGGGTTCGGTATCGTTATTCAGACGCGGTCTTAAAAAATTGGCTTGACCCACAGCGGATGGGACAGATGGAAAGACCGGAAGGGCACGGCAAAATGGTCGGAAGCTGCGGAGACGAGATGGAGTTTTTTCTTCGGGTGCGGGACGAAAAAATCATCGATGTACGTTTTGCAACCAGCGGTTGCATGACCTCCATTGCATCCGGGAATGTGGGGGCGGATCTCACCTTCGGCAAGACCATCAACGAGGCGCTTATGCTAGAGGCCTCGGAGATTCTGGACAACCTGCAGGGATTGCCGCCGGAGGATGAACATTGTGCCGAACTTGCCGTCAATACAATAAAAGAGGCCATTCGGGACTACTTTTTAAACAAACGGGAGCCGTGGCGGAGGGATTACTAAATGACCATTGCCGAGCGGGTGAAGCGATATGTTGGGGAGCACTGTGCGGAAATACCCGTTGCCGATGTCCGCATGGGGCTGGGTTATACAGGTGTGCTGCTTGAGGATGGACGCTGCGGGGTGGCTTTCACTTTCAAGAACGAACTTGCTCATGGCTGTTCCGTCTTTACGGGCAAACGGCCCCTTAAGGGAAAATCGAGCCATGAGATCCTGGAGTACTTTGGTGCACCGTCTCTGCTTGAATCCGCTCTGGGTCTGAGTGTGGTCAATGCACTGGTCAATGAC is drawn from Deltaproteobacteria bacterium and contains these coding sequences:
- a CDS encoding iron-sulfur cluster assembly scaffold protein, whose protein sequence is MEENELERAVQAIRNELEEGVRYRYSDAVLKNWLDPQRMGQMERPEGHGKMVGSCGDEMEFFLRVRDEKIIDVRFATSGCMTSIASGNVGADLTFGKTINEALMLEASEILDNLQGLPPEDEHCAELAVNTIKEAIRDYFLNKREPWRRDY
- a CDS encoding DUF4213 domain-containing protein, with protein sequence MTIAERVKRYVGEHCAEIPVADVRMGLGYTGVLLEDGRCGVAFTFKNELAHGCSVFTGKRPLKGKSSHEILEYFGAPSLLESALGLSVVNALVND